One Haladaptatus sp. R4 DNA window includes the following coding sequences:
- a CDS encoding DUF2209 family protein produces MDISGRHEEEGEYLMVAAAVHATVGTTRLHSVRGMGFAVSHAEPTLSETTRVVADAVFDLPDPTAEPIVAERGEFYEEPIWMVEQYLEPDFKYVESIAERETVQAAHHAAYAARKLLL; encoded by the coding sequence ATCGACATCAGCGGTCGCCACGAGGAGGAAGGCGAGTACCTGATGGTCGCCGCCGCCGTCCACGCGACGGTCGGAACGACACGACTTCACAGCGTACGGGGGATGGGCTTTGCGGTCAGTCACGCGGAACCGACGCTTTCGGAAACGACGAGAGTCGTCGCCGACGCCGTTTTCGACCTCCCGGACCCGACGGCGGAGCCCATCGTCGCCGAACGAGGAGAATTCTACGAGGAGCCGATTTGGATGGTCGAACAGTATCTCGAACCTGATTTTAAGTACGTCGAGAGCATAGCTGAACGTGAAACAGTGCAGGCCGCACACCACGCCGCGTACGCCGCCCGCAAACTACTCCTATGA
- the hflX gene encoding GTPase HflX produces MKAILAKRVDDGTASIDELSELARAAGYDVAAEVTQSREEDAAYQFGEGKVAELSAAVTERDAGIVIFDNQLGPYQTYNLGQRLPDGTEVIDRFRLILEIFGQRAQTRKAQLQVELAELRFELPRVEAKTSLAKRDERPGFMGLGEYDESHEQAIKDQISRIKDELDAIADKEADRRQKRRESGFDLVALAGYTNAGKSTLLQRLAEDLEIGENDDLHPDLDPTAEAEDRLFTTLGTTTRKADIDRRDVLLTDTVGFISDLPHWLVESFKSTLDAVYYADLVLLVVDVSEPVDDIREKLVTCHDTLYERNQAPIVTVLNKIDAVSDEELDEKRKALSALAPNPVAISGKDDLNVAELKRRIDIELPDWEFERLVMPMTDETMSVVSWVHDHGRVEDVTYTDDEVVVEFEARPSIVQQSRSKASDLTAVPSA; encoded by the coding sequence ATGAAAGCGATACTTGCAAAACGGGTAGATGACGGAACCGCTTCCATCGACGAACTGTCGGAGTTGGCCCGCGCCGCGGGCTACGACGTCGCCGCGGAAGTCACCCAATCGAGAGAAGAGGACGCCGCATACCAGTTCGGCGAGGGGAAGGTCGCGGAACTCTCCGCGGCCGTCACCGAACGGGATGCCGGAATCGTCATCTTCGACAATCAACTCGGGCCGTATCAGACGTACAACCTGGGCCAGCGACTGCCCGACGGAACCGAGGTCATCGACCGCTTCCGATTGATCCTCGAAATCTTCGGCCAGCGCGCCCAGACGCGGAAAGCGCAGTTGCAGGTCGAGTTGGCGGAACTGCGCTTCGAACTGCCGCGCGTCGAGGCGAAGACGAGCCTCGCGAAACGTGACGAGCGGCCGGGATTCATGGGGCTCGGTGAGTACGACGAGAGCCACGAACAGGCCATCAAGGATCAGATAAGCCGCATCAAGGACGAACTGGACGCCATCGCGGACAAGGAGGCGGACCGCAGACAGAAGCGCCGCGAATCGGGATTCGACCTCGTGGCGCTCGCGGGATACACGAACGCGGGCAAATCCACGCTCCTCCAGCGCCTCGCCGAGGACCTCGAAATCGGTGAGAACGACGATTTGCATCCGGACTTGGACCCGACCGCGGAAGCCGAGGACCGCCTGTTTACGACGCTCGGAACCACGACCAGAAAGGCGGACATCGACCGGCGGGACGTGTTGTTGACGGACACGGTCGGGTTCATCAGCGACCTTCCACACTGGTTGGTGGAATCGTTCAAATCGACGTTGGATGCGGTGTACTACGCCGACCTCGTGTTGCTCGTGGTGGACGTGAGCGAACCCGTAGACGACATCCGGGAGAAACTCGTCACCTGTCACGACACGCTGTACGAGCGCAATCAAGCGCCCATCGTGACGGTGTTGAACAAGATCGATGCCGTGAGCGACGAGGAACTCGATGAAAAGCGGAAGGCGCTATCGGCACTCGCGCCGAATCCGGTCGCTATCAGCGGTAAGGATGATCTGAACGTGGCGGAACTCAAACGGCGTATCGATATCGAATTACCCGATTGGGAGTTCGAACGCCTCGTCATGCCGATGACGGATGAAACGATGAGCGTCGTATCGTGGGTTCACGATCACGGACGCGTGGAGGACGTGACCTACACCGACGACGAAGTCGTGGTCGAGTTCGAGGCACGGCCCTCTATCGTTCAACAATCCCGGTCGAAAGCGAGTGATCTGACGGCGGTGCCGTCGGCTTAA
- a CDS encoding helix-turn-helix domain-containing protein gives MSDESERLTMWCAGEDWCPITATATLVGKKWHPVIVHRLLVSGPLGFNALKEEVDGISSKVLSDSLEDLGEKRLVNREIVSDKPVRVEYSLTSIGESLEPVILSMRDWGSEYLAPADDPDSAMV, from the coding sequence ATGAGCGACGAATCGGAACGGCTGACCATGTGGTGTGCGGGCGAGGATTGGTGTCCGATCACCGCGACGGCGACGCTCGTCGGCAAGAAGTGGCATCCCGTCATCGTCCATCGACTGCTCGTGAGCGGCCCGCTCGGGTTCAATGCCCTCAAGGAGGAAGTCGATGGCATTTCGAGCAAAGTGCTTTCGGATAGTTTGGAGGATTTGGGCGAAAAACGCCTCGTCAACCGCGAAATCGTGAGCGACAAACCGGTGCGGGTGGAGTACTCGCTGACGTCCATCGGTGAATCGCTCGAACCCGTCATTCTCTCCATGCGCGACTGGGGGTCGGAGTATCTCGCCCCCGCCGACGACCCGGACTCGGCGATGGTGTGA
- the moaC gene encoding cyclic pyranopterin monophosphate synthase MoaC, which translates to MSENGTDDGELTHTDESGEVQMVNVGDKPDTARRATAEGEIHLKPSTVDAIRENDLKKGDVLATARIGAVQAVKHTWETIPMCHQIPITNVDTEFDVRDDRVVLSVAVETTGKTGCEMEALEGVTTGLNVVWDMVKAVEKDADGGYPDTAIRNVRVVEKEKRELER; encoded by the coding sequence ATGTCTGAAAACGGAACCGACGACGGTGAACTGACCCACACGGACGAATCGGGCGAGGTGCAGATGGTGAACGTCGGCGACAAACCCGACACCGCTCGTCGGGCGACCGCCGAGGGCGAGATCCACCTCAAACCCTCGACGGTCGACGCGATTCGGGAGAACGACCTGAAGAAGGGCGACGTGTTGGCGACCGCTCGAATCGGCGCGGTACAGGCCGTCAAACACACGTGGGAGACGATTCCGATGTGTCACCAGATTCCGATCACGAACGTGGACACCGAGTTCGACGTGCGGGACGACCGAGTCGTCCTCTCGGTCGCCGTCGAGACGACCGGGAAGACGGGGTGTGAGATGGAAGCACTGGAGGGGGTCACGACGGGGTTGAACGTCGTCTGGGACATGGTGAAGGCCGTCGAGAAGGACGCTGACGGAGGGTATCCGGACACCGCCATCCGGAACGTTCGCGTGGTCGAGAAGGAAAAACGGGAACTGGAACGGTAG
- a CDS encoding bifunctional ADP-dependent NAD(P)H-hydrate dehydratase/NAD(P)H-hydrate epimerase, translating into MITAARMAAVDENAEYLGVPRKQLMESSGNAIARRVREMASPGANVAIVAGRGNNGGDAFVAARFLDEYEVSVLLLGRAETLGTDIARENWNALQQADYDTTEVTDSRAFELPDCDLVIDAMLGTGVTGALREPAATAARAINDADASVLAVDVPSGVDADSGESEGTAVEADAVVTFHDMKPGLADVASDVTVSDIGIPAAAERIVGPGDLRSVQGNVGGRVFVIGGGPFTGAPALAGQSALRAGADLSFVAAPDSVASVIQGYAEDLIVQPYDGDILTPEQVDDLVDTAESYDDTVVIGPGLGNADETLDAATDFLESYTGRAVVDADALPAIPDLETDATLVCTPNRKELAEMGGPDTDDLTEVTNEIEHLAADIGHVVLAKGKTDVISDGERTRVVRTGNTGMTVGGTGDLLAGIVAGLFGTTEAFDAACVGSFVNGRAGDLCYDDGRYEGLFASDMLETIPAAMWGADDV; encoded by the coding sequence ATGATAACCGCAGCGCGGATGGCCGCCGTGGACGAGAACGCGGAGTACCTCGGCGTGCCCCGCAAACAGTTGATGGAATCGAGTGGAAACGCCATCGCCCGCCGCGTCAGGGAGATGGCTTCGCCGGGAGCGAACGTCGCCATCGTGGCAGGGCGGGGGAACAACGGCGGGGACGCCTTCGTCGCCGCGCGGTTTCTCGACGAGTACGAGGTGTCCGTCCTGCTACTTGGCCGCGCCGAAACCCTCGGTACCGACATCGCGCGTGAGAACTGGAACGCCCTTCAGCAGGCCGACTACGACACGACCGAGGTGACGGATTCCCGGGCGTTCGAACTCCCCGACTGCGACCTCGTGATCGATGCAATGCTCGGAACCGGCGTGACCGGGGCGCTCCGCGAACCCGCCGCGACGGCGGCGCGGGCCATCAACGACGCCGACGCGTCCGTTCTCGCGGTGGACGTCCCCTCGGGTGTGGACGCCGATTCGGGCGAATCCGAAGGTACTGCGGTCGAAGCCGACGCGGTCGTCACGTTCCACGACATGAAACCCGGACTCGCGGACGTCGCATCCGACGTGACCGTCTCGGACATCGGCATCCCCGCCGCCGCCGAACGAATCGTCGGACCGGGCGACCTCCGGAGCGTGCAGGGGAACGTCGGCGGACGCGTGTTCGTCATCGGTGGCGGGCCGTTCACGGGTGCGCCCGCGTTGGCCGGCCAATCCGCGCTACGGGCGGGAGCGGACCTCTCGTTCGTCGCCGCGCCGGATTCCGTGGCGAGCGTGATTCAGGGCTACGCCGAGGACCTCATCGTCCAACCCTACGACGGCGACATTCTCACGCCCGAGCAGGTGGACGACTTGGTCGACACCGCCGAATCGTACGACGACACCGTGGTCATCGGGCCGGGACTCGGGAACGCCGACGAAACCCTCGACGCGGCGACGGACTTCCTCGAATCCTACACCGGACGAGCGGTCGTTGACGCCGACGCGCTCCCGGCGATTCCGGACCTCGAAACGGACGCCACCCTCGTCTGCACGCCGAATCGCAAGGAACTGGCCGAGATGGGCGGGCCGGACACGGACGACCTGACCGAAGTCACCAACGAAATCGAGCACCTCGCGGCCGACATCGGCCACGTCGTGCTGGCGAAGGGGAAGACCGACGTGATCTCGGACGGCGAGCGAACGCGAGTCGTCCGGACGGGCAACACGGGCATGACGGTCGGCGGCACGGGCGACCTGCTCGCCGGAATCGTCGCCGGACTGTTCGGGACGACGGAAGCGTTCGACGCCGCCTGCGTCGGATCGTTCGTCAACGGACGCGCGGGCGACCTGTGCTACGACGACGGCCGCTACGAGGGACTGTTCGCCTCCGACATGCTCGAAACGATTCCGGCGGCGATGTGGGGTGCGGACGATGTCTGA
- a CDS encoding DUF3592 domain-containing protein has translation MMQNRSLRVVAFVLAIALIGYGGMSVYRQHHMVDTYETTNGTVVATSIHSEQDTKPSLFGDSKSYYPTVKYSYSVGGTSYSNDNIYSSAKRPGGSGGQSKAARFLSKYPKGKRVVIHYSENDPSKSFLSSRYTFFPAYFALLIGLLLFRDSLNPGTSWIRTLLYRHGSSRGKSNEGSMLADPPSLDSEDWDDDDDWPQRESASTTDAPGSVPVTDGRRLLLLSAGFYLAAAAVLGHYFLVSSQPYGYVAYASALVLAAGVVIEMKVKHL, from the coding sequence ATGATGCAGAATCGTAGTCTCAGAGTCGTTGCCTTCGTGCTCGCAATCGCGTTGATCGGTTACGGCGGGATGTCCGTCTATCGCCAACATCACATGGTCGATACGTACGAGACGACGAACGGCACGGTCGTCGCCACGTCCATTCATTCGGAACAGGATACGAAACCGTCGTTGTTCGGCGATTCGAAGTCGTACTACCCGACCGTCAAATACAGCTACTCAGTCGGAGGGACGTCGTATTCGAACGACAATATCTACTCGTCGGCCAAGCGGCCCGGCGGGAGTGGGGGACAATCGAAAGCCGCGAGATTTCTGAGCAAGTATCCGAAAGGAAAACGCGTCGTCATCCACTATTCGGAGAACGACCCGTCGAAGTCGTTTCTCTCCTCGCGCTACACGTTCTTCCCAGCGTATTTCGCGCTCCTCATCGGATTGCTGTTGTTCCGCGACAGCCTGAATCCCGGCACGTCGTGGATACGCACGTTACTCTACAGACACGGTTCGTCCCGAGGTAAATCGAACGAGGGCTCGATGCTCGCCGACCCGCCGTCCCTCGACTCGGAGGATTGGGACGACGATGACGACTGGCCGCAACGCGAATCCGCTTCCACGACGGACGCTCCGGGGTCAGTCCCGGTCACCGACGGCCGTCGACTGCTGTTGTTGTCGGCGGGGTTCTACCTCGCCGCCGCCGCCGTTCTGGGCCACTACTTCCTCGTGTCGAGTCAACCGTACGGCTACGTCGCCTACGCGAGCGCGCTCGTGCTGGCGGCGGGCGTCGTAATCGAGATGAAAGTCAAGCATTTGTGA
- a CDS encoding reverse transcriptase-like protein, whose product MAVHGRHPSLRDLFDESPTPHIAHPPHTHHRDFYITSDGSFDQETGDGGLGVIIETRDGRRVARLSVPDDGVPDNNVAEYRALHLGLDVLAVRAPKHARVGVLVDHDQLAANVNNAVLAHNRTDWRPPKPFSVPHAGKYHWRGIRARIAGFGELRAARIRSEQNPAHPLANAPDQYAHVNREPERCLLPNAPGSSEAQIPPPSRANRHA is encoded by the coding sequence ATGGCCGTTCACGGCCGTCATCCCTCATTACGTGACCTGTTCGATGAGTCGCCCACCCCACACATCGCCCACCCGCCTCACACGCACCATCGTGACTTCTACATCACGAGCGATGGGTCGTTCGACCAGGAGACGGGCGACGGTGGTCTCGGGGTCATCATCGAGACACGCGACGGCAGGCGGGTCGCCCGACTCTCGGTCCCCGACGACGGCGTCCCCGACAACAACGTCGCCGAATATCGCGCGCTTCACCTCGGACTCGACGTGTTGGCCGTCCGCGCACCGAAGCACGCACGAGTCGGCGTGTTGGTAGACCACGACCAACTGGCCGCCAACGTCAACAACGCCGTTCTCGCTCACAACCGGACGGACTGGCGACCGCCGAAACCGTTCTCCGTCCCGCATGCGGGTAAGTACCATTGGCGGGGCATCCGCGCCAGAATCGCCGGGTTCGGCGAACTCCGGGCCGCACGGATTCGAAGCGAGCAGAATCCGGCTCATCCGCTGGCGAACGCACCGGACCAGTACGCCCACGTCAACCGCGAACCCGAGCGGTGCCTGCTCCCGAACGCGCCGGGGTCGAGCGAGGCGCAGATTCCGCCGCCGTCACGCGCTAACAGACACGCGTGA
- a CDS encoding ABC transporter substrate-binding protein, whose protein sequence is MPDERLNRRTYLKFAGGAAASAALAGCLGGGDGNDQNDGGGDGTDSTTSSTDSGGNGNSSSGDLPATITQGQMPSTLDPHNHRETTTDNVVLQAYEGILSRDKKGKITKQLATKYERTGDKTVAFTIRDDVKFHSGEKLTPEDVAFSVNRIVKSDVGNLESPQSDQLSGVTGAEVKDGKVEVTSDGVNPIVFGLFATYCDVMQKKWVQSHEKNYIAKHMNGTGPFKLKKYTEDVKVVFERNEDYWRDPAAVSELTFNAAKESSTRVNQLLNGETDIIVNVPPQDAGNVKNSKKTTLSAVPSTRIIYNAMRYDAKPFDSPKFRQAMNYAIDLDSIIENILSSFAGPTGQPTLEGFTGYNSNVKPYPAKKKKAEQLVEESGNAGAKITLHTPVGRYLKDVEIAQAVAKQIDQLKNVNCSVKQRDFNSLAGELTDGKIDTGPKFYLIGWGNATFDASQTIIPLLTTNGALTSYSNKDVDKMMKEAQNMPGGDKRNQKLYKINKTLHDQAPWIFLNRQYSVYGVSQRINWEARRDERIDAYAISSK, encoded by the coding sequence ATGCCCGACGAGAGACTCAATCGGCGGACGTATTTGAAATTTGCAGGCGGTGCGGCAGCGTCGGCGGCCCTGGCTGGCTGTCTCGGTGGCGGAGACGGCAACGACCAGAACGACGGTGGTGGCGATGGTACCGACAGTACCACATCGAGCACCGACAGCGGTGGAAACGGGAACTCGTCATCGGGCGACCTCCCCGCGACCATCACGCAGGGACAGATGCCGTCCACGCTCGACCCGCACAACCACCGGGAGACGACGACGGACAACGTCGTTCTTCAAGCCTACGAAGGTATCCTCTCGCGCGATAAGAAGGGGAAGATCACGAAGCAGTTGGCGACGAAGTACGAGCGAACCGGCGACAAGACGGTGGCGTTCACCATCCGCGACGACGTGAAATTCCACAGCGGCGAAAAGCTCACGCCGGAGGACGTCGCGTTCAGCGTCAACCGCATCGTGAAATCGGACGTCGGGAACCTCGAAAGCCCACAGAGCGACCAGCTTTCGGGCGTGACCGGTGCGGAGGTCAAAGACGGCAAAGTCGAGGTCACGTCGGACGGCGTGAATCCCATCGTATTCGGCCTCTTTGCGACCTACTGCGACGTCATGCAGAAGAAGTGGGTGCAGAGTCACGAGAAGAACTACATCGCGAAGCACATGAACGGAACCGGCCCGTTCAAACTCAAGAAATACACCGAAGACGTGAAAGTCGTCTTCGAGCGCAACGAGGACTACTGGCGCGACCCGGCGGCGGTGTCGGAACTCACGTTCAACGCGGCGAAGGAGTCGAGCACACGGGTGAACCAACTGCTCAACGGCGAGACGGACATCATCGTCAACGTCCCGCCGCAGGATGCGGGGAACGTGAAAAATTCGAAGAAAACCACCCTCTCGGCCGTTCCGAGCACGCGCATCATCTACAACGCGATGCGCTACGACGCGAAACCGTTCGACAGCCCGAAGTTCCGACAGGCGATGAACTACGCCATCGACCTCGACAGCATCATCGAGAACATCCTCTCCAGTTTCGCCGGTCCGACCGGCCAGCCAACGCTGGAAGGGTTCACCGGCTACAATTCGAACGTCAAACCGTACCCGGCGAAGAAGAAGAAGGCCGAACAACTCGTCGAGGAGAGCGGCAACGCCGGGGCGAAGATTACACTTCACACGCCAGTCGGACGGTACCTGAAGGATGTGGAAATCGCACAGGCGGTGGCCAAACAGATCGACCAGCTCAAGAACGTCAACTGTTCGGTGAAACAGCGCGACTTCAATTCGCTCGCCGGGGAGCTGACCGACGGCAAGATCGACACCGGTCCGAAGTTCTACCTCATCGGTTGGGGGAACGCGACGTTCGACGCGAGCCAAACCATCATCCCGCTCCTCACGACGAACGGGGCGCTCACGTCCTACAGCAACAAGGACGTGGACAAGATGATGAAGGAAGCACAGAACATGCCGGGCGGGGACAAGCGGAACCAGAAACTGTACAAGATCAACAAAACGCTCCACGACCAAGCGCCGTGGATTTTCCTCAACCGGCAGTACAGTGTGTACGGCGTCAGCCAACGCATCAACTGGGAGGCACGCCGTGACGAACGTATCGACGCCTACGCCATCTCTTCAAAGTAG
- a CDS encoding ABC transporter permease, with translation MSMGRFLFRRGLQGIFVIWGVVTVVFLLRFVTPGSPITVIAPLNASPQLKHRIAMELGLNKPLYVQYGEYIWNLLHGDMGYSYVSGTQASSRIFARLPATIELAVASSIVAIVLSIPLGVISATRRHDPVDYLATTFSLTGISTPNFWLGIMLVLLLAVGGSFPTGHRGMGFFPAVEMLLTQGSISGLVTWGKHIFLPAITLGTYFTALITRLTRSGMLDELGKTYIRASRAKGLPETLVRYKHALRNTLIPVITVLGLQLGTLIGGAVITEQVFAWPGLGTLIIHSINTRDWPLIQGTLIIIGTGFVLVNIAVDFLYAYINPQVVYE, from the coding sequence ATGTCGATGGGACGGTTCCTGTTCCGACGGGGCTTACAGGGAATCTTCGTCATCTGGGGGGTCGTTACCGTAGTGTTTCTCCTCAGGTTCGTCACACCTGGAAGTCCGATTACGGTCATCGCTCCGCTGAACGCCTCGCCACAGTTGAAACACAGAATCGCAATGGAACTCGGCCTGAACAAACCGTTGTACGTCCAGTACGGCGAGTACATCTGGAACCTCCTACACGGGGATATGGGGTACTCGTACGTCTCCGGGACGCAAGCCAGTTCGCGCATCTTCGCGCGGCTTCCGGCGACCATCGAACTCGCCGTCGCGTCCAGCATCGTCGCCATCGTGCTCTCGATCCCGTTGGGCGTCATCAGCGCGACGCGACGCCACGACCCGGTCGACTATCTGGCGACGACGTTCTCGTTGACGGGCATCAGCACGCCGAACTTCTGGCTCGGAATCATGCTGGTGTTGCTGCTGGCGGTCGGCGGGTCGTTCCCGACCGGCCATCGCGGCATGGGGTTCTTCCCGGCGGTTGAGATGCTTCTCACGCAGGGGAGCATTAGCGGACTCGTCACGTGGGGGAAACACATCTTCCTCCCGGCGATCACGCTGGGAACGTACTTCACCGCGCTCATCACCCGGTTGACCCGGAGCGGCATGCTCGACGAACTCGGGAAGACCTACATCCGGGCGTCGCGGGCGAAGGGACTTCCGGAGACGCTCGTGCGATACAAACACGCGCTTCGGAACACGCTCATTCCCGTCATCACCGTTCTCGGTCTGCAACTGGGGACGCTCATCGGCGGCGCGGTCATCACCGAACAGGTGTTCGCGTGGCCCGGCCTCGGGACGCTGATCATCCACTCGATCAACACCCGTGACTGGCCGCTCATTCAGGGGACGCTCATCATCATCGGGACGGGCTTCGTCCTCGTGAACATCGCCGTGGACTTCCTGTACGCGTACATCAACCCGCAGGTGGTCTACGAATGA
- a CDS encoding ABC transporter permease: MISPRTLRNLKREFRSSLLAKIGLVLVIAVILVAVFAPFIAPHNPYNQNLDDSKLPPLGFSKQTTQTSSKMVDGQVKIVNNTTYVKAQPSHPLGTDQLGRDILSRVIYGARTSLLVGIFGTLLAMLIGVTVGLVAGYYGELVDDALMRSADIMLAFPSLVLAIALVGMFDQQVIRVPDPFVASGLVSGMPAKIGVSATVVVVVALVNWVWFARVSRGEALTVVGEEYVKAARSVGARHSFVLRKHILPNSVTPIIVLATIQIAAIILLESSLSYLGFSGVNLSWGFDISQGKDYLATSWWISTVPGLAIVITVIGINLVGDWLRDALDPGIDGEGGGV, encoded by the coding sequence ATGATCTCTCCCCGGACGCTCCGGAACCTCAAACGCGAGTTCCGCAGCAGCCTGTTGGCGAAAATCGGCCTCGTGCTCGTCATCGCGGTCATCCTCGTCGCGGTGTTCGCGCCGTTCATCGCCCCGCACAACCCGTACAACCAGAATTTGGACGACTCGAAACTGCCGCCGCTCGGCTTCAGCAAGCAGACAACGCAGACGAGTTCGAAGATGGTCGATGGACAGGTGAAGATCGTCAACAACACGACCTACGTGAAAGCACAACCCTCCCATCCGCTCGGGACCGACCAACTCGGGAGGGACATCCTCTCACGAGTTATCTACGGGGCGAGAACGTCGCTCCTCGTCGGTATCTTCGGGACCTTGTTGGCGATGCTCATCGGCGTCACCGTCGGACTGGTCGCGGGATACTACGGTGAACTCGTGGACGACGCGCTGATGCGAAGCGCGGACATCATGCTGGCGTTCCCGTCGCTCGTGTTGGCGATTGCGCTCGTCGGCATGTTCGACCAGCAGGTCATCAGGGTCCCCGACCCCTTCGTGGCCAGCGGCCTCGTTTCCGGGATGCCCGCCAAAATCGGGGTCTCGGCGACGGTCGTCGTCGTCGTCGCGCTCGTCAACTGGGTGTGGTTCGCCCGCGTCTCACGCGGCGAGGCGCTGACGGTCGTCGGCGAGGAGTACGTCAAGGCGGCCCGCTCGGTGGGGGCGCGCCACTCGTTCGTCCTTCGTAAGCACATCCTGCCGAACAGCGTGACGCCCATCATCGTCCTGGCGACCATCCAGATTGCGGCCATCATCCTGCTCGAAAGCTCGCTGTCCTACCTCGGCTTCTCCGGGGTGAACCTCTCGTGGGGCTTCGACATCTCGCAGGGGAAGGACTACCTCGCCACGTCGTGGTGGATTTCGACGGTGCCGGGATTGGCCATCGTCATCACCGTCATCGGCATCAACCTCGTCGGTGACTGGTTGCGCGACGCGCTCGACCCCGGCATCGACGGCGAAGGGGGTGGCGTATGA
- a CDS encoding ABC transporter ATP-binding protein yields MSDLLRVRDLSTRFFTENGQVNACESISFDVREEEVFGVVGESGSGKSVAALSIIDLVESPGRITSGEVWYRNPTLAEEVGGNRPEAVDGEFVDIRQLTTRERRALRGPSFSMIFQDPMSSLNPSITVGEQIAEAVEVQRRAKANPRSTRSRTQGYGLGSLIAGTIFPSRDYVSEPSRAKAIELLEQVGIPDPADRADEYPHQFSGGMLQRAMIAQALAGEPDLLIADEPTTALDVTIQAQILDLLRELQADTGMSIMLITHNLGVVARMCDRVGVMYAGELVEHGTLEDVFDDSVHPYTQGLLGSLPDLEDPAPRLQPIEGNVPDLIDSEMDDRCYFADRCPKAMEECLSHPSMHDAGGSPEHEARCVLTEMEYDEARALPSNHFEDDERTEPMEANDD; encoded by the coding sequence ATGAGCGACCTGCTTCGCGTGCGTGACCTCTCGACCCGTTTCTTCACGGAGAACGGGCAAGTCAACGCCTGTGAGTCAATCAGCTTCGACGTGCGGGAGGAGGAAGTGTTCGGAGTCGTCGGCGAATCGGGGTCCGGAAAGAGCGTCGCCGCGCTCTCCATCATCGACCTCGTGGAGTCGCCCGGCAGGATCACGTCGGGCGAGGTGTGGTATCGGAACCCCACGCTCGCCGAGGAAGTCGGAGGCAATCGTCCCGAGGCGGTCGACGGCGAGTTCGTGGACATCCGGCAGTTGACGACGCGGGAACGCCGCGCCCTGCGCGGCCCGTCGTTCAGCATGATCTTCCAGGACCCGATGAGCAGCCTCAACCCGTCGATCACGGTCGGCGAACAAATCGCCGAGGCGGTCGAAGTCCAGCGACGGGCGAAGGCAAACCCGCGTTCGACGCGCTCGCGGACGCAGGGCTACGGCCTCGGAAGCCTCATCGCGGGAACCATCTTCCCGTCCCGGGACTACGTCAGCGAACCGAGCCGGGCGAAGGCCATCGAACTGCTCGAACAGGTCGGGATTCCCGACCCGGCGGACCGCGCCGACGAGTACCCCCACCAGTTCTCGGGCGGGATGCTTCAGCGGGCGATGATCGCCCAAGCGCTCGCCGGTGAACCCGACCTGCTCATCGCGGACGAACCGACGACGGCGCTGGACGTGACGATTCAGGCCCAGATCCTCGACCTGCTTCGGGAGTTGCAGGCCGACACGGGCATGAGCATCATGCTCATCACGCACAACCTCGGCGTCGTCGCCCGGATGTGCGACCGCGTCGGCGTGATGTACGCCGGGGAACTGGTCGAACACGGGACGCTCGAAGACGTGTTCGACGACTCGGTCCACCCGTACACGCAGGGGCTGCTCGGGTCGCTTCCCGACTTGGAGGACCCCGCACCGCGGCTGCAACCCATCGAGGGGAACGTCCCCGACCTGATCGATTCGGAGATGGACGACCGCTGTTACTTCGCCGACCGCTGTCCGAAGGCGATGGAGGAGTGTCTGTCACATCCGTCGATGCACGACGCGGGCGGCAGCCCCGAACACGAAGCGCGCTGTGTGCTCACCGAGATGGAGTACGACGAAGCGAGGGCGCTTCCGTCGAACCACTTCGAGGACGACGAACGAACCGAACCCATGGAGGCAAACGATGACTGA